The genomic window TCGCCTGCCAGATGCAGTCTATCGACGAACTGCGTCATGTGCAGACCCAGGTTCATGCCATGAGCCACTACAACAAGTTCTTTGATGGTTTCCAGGACTGGTCGCATATGCATGACCGTGTCTGGTACCTGTCGGTGCCCAAATCCTTCTTCGATGATGCCCGCAGCGCCGGCCCGTTCGAATTCCTGGTGGCCATCAGCTTCAGCTTCGAATACGTGCTGACCAACCTGCTGTTCGTGCCCTTTATGTCGGGCGCGGCCTATAACGGTGACATGGCGACCGTGACCTTCGGCTTTTCGGCCCAGTCCGATGAGGCAAGACACATGACCCTGGGGCTGGAAGTCATCAAGTTCCTGCTGGAGCAGCACGAAGACAACGTCCCCATCGTGCAGGAGTGGATCGACAAGTGGTTCTGGCGCGGTACCCGGCTGCTCACGCTGGTGTCGATGATGATGGACTACATGCTGCCCAACAAGGTCATGAGCTGGAAAGAGGCCTGGGAAGTGTATTTCGAAGAGGCCGGCGGTGCCCTGTTCAAGGATCTGGCCCGCTACGGTATCCGTGCGCCCAAATATGCCGAGACCATCGAAAAAGAGAAGGAACACGTTTCGCATCAGGCCTGGTGGCTGTTCTACAGCTACGGCGATGCGACCGCCTTCCACACCTGGATCCCGTCCGATGAGGAGCTGGACTGGCTGAGCGAGAAGTACCCCGACACCTTTGACAAGTATTACCGTCCGCGCTGGGAGATGGCCAAAAAGATGGAGGCCGAGGGCAAGCGCTTTTACACCAAGGGCCTGCCGCAGCTGTGCAACTGCTGTCAGATTCCGCTGATGTTTACCGAAATGGACAACCCGACCCAGCTGGCCTACCGCGACACCGTCTACAGGGACGAGCGCTACCACTTCTGCTCCGACGGCTGTCACGACATCTTCGTCGCTGAACCCGAGAAGTATGTTCAGTCCTGGCTGCCGGTGCATCAGATCCTGCAGGGTAACTGCGGCGGGCCGGGGCTCGAGGATGTGCTGCGCGATTATTACCAGATGAATGTCGGCGCCGACAACCTGGATATGAAGGGCTCACCGGACGAGCAGCGCTGGAAAAGCTGGAAGGGTGTCGCCTGAGCCTAGCCTGTTTTAATCAGCAGATAACAATAACGACTGACAAGGCGCGCCGGGCTGAATCCGGCGTGCGGAGGTATGACTATGTCTCTTAAAACGTTGAAACCGGGTTATAGCGGTGAGGTGAAAGATCGCCTCGAAAATTTTAATGGCAATCAGCTGCTCTATGTCGGCTGGGACCACCACCTGATGTTTTGCGCACCCTTCACCCTTGCGGTGTCGCCGGACATGCCCTTTGGTCAGCTGCGAGACCAGGTGATGGCATCGGTATTCAGCCCGCACCCTGAGTGGACCCAGATCAACTGGGATAGCGCCGGCTGGTTGCTCAATGGCAAAGCCTTTGTACCGCAACTCGATGCGTCCCTGCAGGCGCAGGGTATAGACCACAAGTCCCTGCTGCGTTTTCAGACCCCTGAGCTGACGGGCTTTATGTCCGCGGCTGTCTGAGGGAGGCGGTCATGAGCTACCAGATTACAGTTGAACCCACCGGCGACCTGATCGAGGTCGAAGAAGGGCAGACCATCCTTGATGCCGCCCTGCGCCAGGGCGTCTGGCTGCCCTTTGCCTGTGGTCACGGCACCTGCGCCACCTGCAAGGTGCAGGTGCTGGACGGTGACGTCGACCTCGGCGAGGCCTCATCCTTTGCACTGATGGACATGGAGCGGGATGAGGGCAAGATACTGGTGTGCTGCGCGCGCCCGGAATCCGATATGGTGATCGAGGCCGATATCGATGTGGACCCGGACTTTCAGGGGTTCCCGGTACAGGACTATAGCGCCACTGTGGCGGGCATTACTGATTTGTCACCGACGATCCGGGGTATCCAGCTGAAACTGAATCGGCCTATGGAGTTCCAGGCCGGTCAGTACATCAACCTCAATATTCCAGGGGTGGAGGGCACCCGTGCCTTTTCCATCGCCAACCCGCCCGGTGATAACGACATCATCGAGTTGCATGTGCGACGGGTGGACGGGGGTGCAGGCACGGCCTGGCTGCATGAACAAATGCAGCCTGGTGACAGCCTGGCGCTCAGCGGCCCCTTCGGCCAGTTCTTCGTGCGCACTTCCGATAGCCAGGACGCGATCTTTCTGGCCGGCGGCTCGGGCCTGTCGAGCCCGCAGTCGATGATTCTGGATATGCTGGCCCAGGGCGATCAGCGCCAGATCTACCTGTTCCAGGGCGCACGCAATGTGGCCGAGCTCTATAACCGCGAGCTGTTCGACACCTTGGCCAGGGACCATGCGCACTTTCACTACATACCCGCTCTGAGCGCTCCCGCGTCAGAGGACGACTGGCAGGGCTTTACCGGCTACGTACATGAGGCGGCAAAACAGCATTTCGATAACCGTTTCAACGGTCACAAGGCCTATCTGTGCGGTCCGCCACCGATGATTGATGCCGCCATCAGCACCCTGATGCAGGGGCGCCTGTTCGAGCGGGACATTCATATGGAGCGTTTCGTTACCGCAGCCGATGGCGCAGCGGGCCCGGAGCGCTCGGCGTTGTTCAAACGTATCTGACGGCGTTCCGGCAATCAGCCAGGTGGGAGGAGCCTGGCTGGCTGTCAATGTTTAGCCTTCTCGGGCGATGAGTTTGCGCGCATTGATCCATCCGTCTATCTGATCACCGAAGTCGGGTGGAACCTTGCGCCCAACACGCCGGGCGATGTCCAGGATGGTCTGTTGTGCCAGCGCTTCTTCCATGCGCTTCTGGGCGGTCAGCATCACGCTGTGGATCGAGCAGGTACCCGCCGTTGACCAGTCTGGTGGCGAATCGCTGAAAAGCGCGCAGCGCTCACGGATCTGCCGGCATTCAAAAATGTCTTTCTGACCATCTATTGCCTGCACGACATCAAGCACGGTGATCTCTTCAGCCGGTCTGGCCAATTGGAATCCACCGCGTACGCCTTCGGTTGCGACAACCAGGTTTGCTTTGGCCAGCTTCGTGAATACCTTCGCTAGCAACTCAGGCGGGACACCCTGCAGTTCGGCGAGTGCGCGCGCACTGGCTTCCCGGCTGTCACCCTTGTTGTCCACCAGTAGTGCCAGGCAATGGAGTCCGTACTCCACTCCCGCGCTGTAAAGAGCCATATATACTCCGACCATGTAATTCGTAGAATTATGCTGATAACGCCGGATTATCTCAAACCATGGATAGCCTGAACAATGACACAAGAATAAATACTTTATTCTTGTGTGTTATTTAAATAATTGTTTAATAATAATTTTTTTGTTTTTTGTTTGCTTTCCATGCAGGTCGTACTGAGCCAGTCATGCATGGGTATCAAAAAATATTGCACCGCATAACTACGACTAATATATTCGTAGTTATGCGGTGCTCAACAGCAAGGTCTGAGTTCAAGGTTCAGTCGGAAAGAGAAGCCCGTGCGTGATTTTTCGATAGGACATAATGTCTACCTGGAGATAAACATGAAACAGCGTATTTTGATCGTCGGTGCAGGCTTTGGCGGTATCTGATCGGCACTGTCTATTGAACGGTGCAGCGGGGCATCTGGCATTAACCCTTTCCTTAATAAAACTGTCCATTTTCTTTACACATTATGCTAAATAAACATCGTCAATATTATTTAAATCTATAAAAAACAGTTGGTTAATAATAGTGGTGTGTTTTTTGCTTTTATCTATTTTTAGCTTTCTAAATATCAACCTCTGTAATAAGGGAATTATTTCTGTTCTGTTTGTTGGTGATGGCTTGCACATCTGCAAACCTGGGCTCGTTTGACAGCTTCAGAATTGAAACCAGGTGATTTCGTTGGGGATCCTAGAGACGCCAGCGCAGATGTGATGCGGGATAATAAGGGTGGGACGGCCACTGGGTACGCCGCCTGAGCAGGTGGGTAGCTATAATGATCATTGATCAGGCTCAGATCCTCACCACCTGAAGACAAGAAATCAGGGAGAGATATTTTGAAAGTACACAAACAAATTCTGGTTGCCGGCCTCGCATTCGCCATCGGTGGCGTCAGCAGTGCGACACAGGCCGGAATCATCAGCCTGTTCCATGGCGTCGGCAGTGGCGAGTTGCGTGCCGAC from Marinobacterium aestuarii includes these protein-coding regions:
- a CDS encoding aromatic/alkene/methane monooxygenase hydroxylase/oxygenase subunit alpha yields the protein MAAKKLNTKDKYRLLTRDLDWEFSYEDRKQAFPFEEFEGIKITDWSKWEDPFRLTMDTYWKYQAEKEKKLYAIFDAVAQNNGHTNISDPRYANALKLFLTGVSPLEYQAHQGFAHTGRQFGGVGARIACQMQSIDELRHVQTQVHAMSHYNKFFDGFQDWSHMHDRVWYLSVPKSFFDDARSAGPFEFLVAISFSFEYVLTNLLFVPFMSGAAYNGDMATVTFGFSAQSDEARHMTLGLEVIKFLLEQHEDNVPIVQEWIDKWFWRGTRLLTLVSMMMDYMLPNKVMSWKEAWEVYFEEAGGALFKDLARYGIRAPKYAETIEKEKEHVSHQAWWLFYSYGDATAFHTWIPSDEELDWLSEKYPDTFDKYYRPRWEMAKKMEAEGKRFYTKGLPQLCNCCQIPLMFTEMDNPTQLAYRDTVYRDERYHFCSDGCHDIFVAEPEKYVQSWLPVHQILQGNCGGPGLEDVLRDYYQMNVGADNLDMKGSPDEQRWKSWKGVA
- a CDS encoding phenol hydroxylase subunit P4, yielding MSLKTLKPGYSGEVKDRLENFNGNQLLYVGWDHHLMFCAPFTLAVSPDMPFGQLRDQVMASVFSPHPEWTQINWDSAGWLLNGKAFVPQLDASLQAQGIDHKSLLRFQTPELTGFMSAAV
- a CDS encoding NADH:ubiquinone reductase (Na(+)-transporting) subunit F, which gives rise to MSYQITVEPTGDLIEVEEGQTILDAALRQGVWLPFACGHGTCATCKVQVLDGDVDLGEASSFALMDMERDEGKILVCCARPESDMVIEADIDVDPDFQGFPVQDYSATVAGITDLSPTIRGIQLKLNRPMEFQAGQYINLNIPGVEGTRAFSIANPPGDNDIIELHVRRVDGGAGTAWLHEQMQPGDSLALSGPFGQFFVRTSDSQDAIFLAGGSGLSSPQSMILDMLAQGDQRQIYLFQGARNVAELYNRELFDTLARDHAHFHYIPALSAPASEDDWQGFTGYVHEAAKQHFDNRFNGHKAYLCGPPPMIDAAISTLMQGRLFERDIHMERFVTAADGAAGPERSALFKRI
- a CDS encoding RrF2 family transcriptional regulator, with product MALYSAGVEYGLHCLALLVDNKGDSREASARALAELQGVPPELLAKVFTKLAKANLVVATEGVRGGFQLARPAEEITVLDVVQAIDGQKDIFECRQIRERCALFSDSPPDWSTAGTCSIHSVMLTAQKRMEEALAQQTILDIARRVGRKVPPDFGDQIDGWINARKLIAREG